In one Pseudomonas hydrolytica genomic region, the following are encoded:
- a CDS encoding glycosyltransferase family 9 protein, which translates to MSFLRNASKACMRVVFRLLVDRSLQPRPTKGNLHILIPRWDAKLGDSIVSSFFFREARKLNARVTVLTVVELAQMHALDFGVDQVVITNANPGLLELRRLAQQIGKVDVVVHLVGRIQPAEILFLRLLRPARVYSLDDRLRCVNRKFGETTAGLDMAERYRRVLLDLGACMVDRKYIIPLPDTMPNATSAPRILFNPYASRPDKSLAFDRSVSLLHAVADAYPAWSVGILCSPATREDALCMEVAAARRNVRVVHGLASPKDAAGYIRCAQVVVSVDTAIVHLAVGLETKLVAIYPAMAEQANPWLPPPSPLTRVVYSQQHTGQIRRTGKKDMNAFSIETLLYNLHELLATTPETEQLHSLRARIVPGLGVAQGTLARQLPLISKDFPEVADCHPGTINLELECPLEVTQPDHRTAPLAWTPSGRTTEVFDLVRIELEFGPLPTRVPAWLYVAHASPHRGTPTVHEVIAQQLNLSEVRECQIHLRASAVTLTLPDQLTAPISRSLSPSQ; encoded by the coding sequence ATGTCATTCCTGCGAAACGCATCTAAAGCATGCATGCGTGTGGTGTTTCGCTTACTGGTCGATAGGTCGCTGCAGCCCAGGCCTACGAAAGGAAACCTGCACATTCTTATCCCTCGCTGGGATGCCAAGCTGGGCGACTCTATCGTTTCATCCTTCTTCTTTCGAGAGGCTCGCAAACTCAATGCCCGCGTGACCGTTCTGACGGTCGTAGAGCTTGCCCAGATGCACGCGCTGGACTTTGGTGTGGATCAGGTCGTGATCACGAACGCCAACCCCGGATTACTCGAACTTCGTCGCCTGGCGCAGCAGATTGGAAAGGTCGATGTCGTGGTGCATCTTGTAGGGAGAATCCAGCCTGCGGAGATCCTGTTTCTGCGATTGCTGCGCCCGGCCCGCGTGTACTCTCTCGATGACCGTTTACGCTGCGTCAATCGCAAGTTCGGTGAAACAACTGCCGGTCTCGACATGGCCGAGCGCTACCGACGCGTGCTTTTGGACTTGGGTGCATGCATGGTCGATAGGAAGTACATCATTCCCCTTCCTGACACGATGCCGAACGCCACCTCCGCCCCGAGAATCCTATTCAACCCCTACGCCAGCCGCCCAGATAAAAGCTTGGCCTTCGACCGATCCGTGAGTTTACTACACGCCGTCGCCGACGCTTATCCAGCCTGGTCTGTCGGCATCCTATGCAGCCCCGCGACCCGAGAGGATGCGCTGTGTATGGAAGTCGCGGCGGCTAGACGAAACGTGCGCGTCGTCCATGGGCTGGCATCCCCCAAGGATGCCGCCGGGTACATCCGCTGCGCACAGGTCGTGGTCAGTGTCGACACGGCAATCGTTCACTTGGCGGTCGGCCTAGAAACCAAGCTGGTGGCAATCTACCCAGCCATGGCTGAACAAGCCAACCCGTGGCTGCCCCCACCTTCTCCTTTGACTCGGGTCGTCTATAGCCAGCAACACACTGGTCAGATTCGGCGCACCGGCAAGAAGGACATGAATGCGTTCTCAATAGAGACTCTGTTGTACAACCTTCACGAGTTGTTGGCCACTACACCCGAAACTGAGCAACTCCATTCGCTCAGAGCGCGGATAGTGCCCGGTCTGGGCGTCGCGCAGGGAACCCTCGCTCGCCAGTTGCCACTGATCAGCAAGGACTTCCCCGAAGTCGCAGACTGTCACCCAGGGACCATAAACTTGGAGCTTGAATGTCCTCTCGAAGTGACGCAGCCCGACCATCGCACTGCTCCGCTCGCCTGGACTCCTAGCGGACGGACGACAGAAGTATTCGACCTGGTACGCATTGAGCTCGAGTTCGGTCCATTACCAACGCGCGTGCCCGCATGGTTGTACGTTGCCCACGCCTCCCCTCACCGCGGCACACCGACTGTTCATGAGGTGATAGCCCAGCAGTTAAACCTGAGCGAGG